From a single Bacillus pseudomycoides DSM 12442 genomic region:
- the tnpB gene encoding IS200/IS605 family element RNA-guided endonuclease TnpB, translating into MLVNKAYKFRIYPNKEQEILIAKTIGCSRFVFNHFLALWNDTYKETGKGLTYPSCSAELTQLKKKQDTIWLKEVDSIALQSTLKNLADAFSRFFKKQNDIPRFKSKNNKVQSYTTKQTNGNIAIVGNKMKLPKLGLVRFAKSREVEGRILNATIRRNPSGRYFVSVLVETKVQKMPKTESTCGIDVGLKDFSILSDGTTYKNPKFFRILEEKLVRAQRILSRRTKGSSNWNKQRVKVARIHEHIANARADYLHKLSTEIIKNHDVIGME; encoded by the coding sequence ATGTTAGTAAATAAAGCATATAAATTTCGTATCTATCCAAATAAAGAACAAGAAATATTAATTGCTAAAACCATTGGGTGCAGTCGCTTTGTATTTAACCATTTTCTTGCTCTTTGGAATGATACCTATAAAGAAACAGGAAAAGGATTAACCTATCCTTCTTGCTCTGCCGAGCTCACCCAATTAAAGAAAAAACAGGATACGATTTGGTTAAAAGAAGTCGATAGTATTGCCCTTCAATCCACATTGAAAAACCTCGCAGATGCTTTTTCACGTTTTTTCAAGAAACAGAATGATATCCCACGATTTAAGTCTAAAAATAATAAAGTTCAATCCTACACAACCAAGCAAACAAACGGAAATATTGCAATTGTAGGTAACAAAATGAAATTACCGAAACTTGGCCTTGTTCGCTTTGCCAAAAGTCGTGAAGTAGAAGGTCGTATTTTAAATGCAACGATTCGACGCAACCCAAGTGGTAGATACTTTGTATCTGTCCTTGTCGAAACAAAGGTACAAAAAATGCCTAAAACTGAATCCACTTGTGGAATTGATGTTGGATTAAAAGATTTTTCCATTCTTTCTGATGGTACAACATACAAGAACCCTAAATTCTTCCGTATATTAGAAGAAAAGTTAGTGAGAGCACAGCGTATCCTTTCCAGAAGAACGAAAGGTTCTTCGAACTGGAATAAACAACGCGTGAAAGTTGCACGAATCCATGAACATATTGCAAATGCAAGAGCTGATTACTTACATAAACTCTCTACTGAAATCATCAAAAACCACGATGTCATCGGTATGGAA
- a CDS encoding HBL/NHE enterotoxin family protein: ILEAAVQKKDKAELKEGINDLITTINTNSKEVTEVIKMLQDFKAKLYDNSIGFKNNVGGPDGKGGLTALLAGNNALIPQIQAEIEKLRSTQTEHFNNVLAWSIGGGLGAAILVIGAIAGAVVIVVTGGTATPAVIGGLSALGAAGI; encoded by the coding sequence ATATTGGAAGCTGCTGTACAAAAGAAAGATAAAGCAGAGTTAAAAGAGGGCATAAATGATTTAATCACTACAATTAATACAAATTCAAAAGAAGTTACAGAAGTAATTAAGATGTTACAAGACTTTAAAGCAAAACTGTATGACAATTCTATAGGGTTTAAAAATAATGTTGGTGGCCCAGATGGGAAAGGTGGATTAACGGCACTATTAGCCGGAAATAATGCCCTAATTCCACAAATTCAAGCTGAAATTGAGAAGCTACGTTCTACTCAGACAGAGCATTTTAACAATGTATTAGCATGGTCAATCGGTGGTGGATTGGGAGCAGCCATTTTAGTTATTGGAGCTATTGCAGGAGCGGTAGTAATTGTTGTGACTGGCGGTACAGCAACACCGGCCGTTATTGGCGGACTTTCGGCTCTCGGTGCAGCTGGTATC
- a CDS encoding GntR family transcriptional regulator, producing the protein MRILLSNKSKSPIYQQIIDQIILQVSNGTLKEDDALPSMRSLARDLKVSVITSKRAYEELEKAGYIYSIVGKGSFVAKQTKKQQVDEPSDPIREKFSTIVRESKANHLLRDELIQIINRIYEEE; encoded by the coding sequence ATGAGAATCTTACTATCTAATAAGTCTAAGTCTCCTATTTATCAACAAATCATTGACCAAATTATATTACAAGTATCAAATGGAACATTGAAAGAAGATGACGCATTACCTTCCATGCGTTCATTAGCTAGGGACTTGAAGGTAAGTGTTATTACTTCAAAAAGAGCATACGAAGAACTTGAAAAAGCAGGTTACATCTACTCTATAGTGGGGAAAGGCTCATTTGTTGCAAAACAAACAAAAAAACAACAAGTAGATGAACCAAGTGATCCAATACGTGAAAAGTTCAGTACAATCGTTCGAGAGAGTAAGGCTAATCATTTATTAAGAGATGAGTTAATACAGATTATTAATCGTATTTATGAGGAGGAATAG
- a CDS encoding DUF3967 domain-containing protein, producing MKTFYSPSDVAEQLAIQSSTLRKYADVLEKEGYTFIKNERGHRKYRESDVMVFRKVINLKNDTDMTLENATKQIVSWHQGVEVLPLDRHEVERYEEPDFNATTLQTMIQDQKEVIEKQNDLLQELTKRLTEQDQRFIQRESELLSAIQTIQESQVLIATNTSEDMAKNQGRDEMLIKTIREVQEVKKMIAASKDKKWYEFWK from the coding sequence ATGAAGACGTTTTATAGTCCTAGTGACGTGGCGGAGCAATTAGCTATCCAATCATCTACATTACGTAAGTATGCAGACGTGTTAGAAAAAGAGGGTTACACTTTCATAAAAAACGAGCGTGGGCATAGGAAATATAGAGAAAGTGATGTAATGGTATTCCGTAAGGTTATAAACCTAAAGAACGACACAGATATGACACTAGAAAATGCCACAAAGCAAATTGTATCATGGCATCAAGGTGTTGAAGTATTGCCATTGGATCGACATGAAGTTGAGCGCTATGAAGAACCGGATTTCAACGCTACAACGCTACAGACGATGATTCAAGATCAAAAAGAAGTCATTGAAAAACAAAATGATTTGCTCCAGGAATTAACCAAACGATTAACTGAGCAAGACCAGAGATTTATACAAAGAGAATCAGAGTTATTGAGCGCTATACAAACGATACAGGAATCCCAGGTACTTATAGCGACGAATACTAGCGAAGACATGGCGAAGAACCAGGGCCGTGATGAAATGCTAATAAAAACAATAAGGGAAGTCCAGGAAGTTAAGAAGATGATTGCAGCAAGTAAAGATAAGAAATGGTATGAGTTTTGGAAATAA
- a CDS encoding type IA DNA topoisomerase — protein LIVKRFIGNFMSPAVYLVREAQFMDQDETIYSTKEKVLQEKGFLSVFHEDIEEGSVESFQIPFLYEGDSFQIVKHDLIQSKTKKPAFHTESSILTFMETAGRKLDDDHLKELMKGKRIGTVATEETFIPKLAARNYITVTNGQIRTTKIGRAFVEKFPIDEIKNPAYTAEMEGMIHMIEKKEMPYGEFVESTNTFVKETVAKLGETEEKVADEMILNWNQQIEVCRCPCKKGKILHKGNFYGCSNYPECEIRMPKKIKEKAIPEAQIKKLFESKKTDLLKGFKSGEKEFSAYLVFREGKVQFQFPTTEELSLGKCPECKKGDILHRKTFFGCTEYKNGCKFMLPAKIKEKAIPPSQLK, from the coding sequence TTTGATTGTAAAGCGATTTATAGGGAACTTTATGTCACCGGCTGTTTATTTGGTACGTGAAGCACAGTTCATGGATCAAGATGAAACTATATACAGTACAAAAGAGAAAGTTCTTCAAGAGAAGGGATTTTTAAGCGTATTTCACGAGGACATAGAAGAAGGGTCTGTGGAAAGCTTTCAAATCCCTTTCCTATATGAAGGAGACTCATTCCAAATCGTAAAACATGACCTCATTCAGTCAAAAACAAAGAAACCAGCATTCCATACAGAAAGTTCAATTTTAACGTTTATGGAGACCGCCGGTCGCAAGTTAGATGATGACCATTTAAAAGAGTTGATGAAAGGAAAGCGGATTGGAACAGTCGCAACAGAGGAGACGTTTATTCCTAAGCTTGCGGCACGAAATTATATCACAGTTACCAATGGCCAAATTCGTACAACGAAAATTGGTCGTGCATTTGTAGAGAAGTTTCCGATAGATGAAATCAAAAATCCAGCTTATACGGCTGAAATGGAAGGGATGATTCATATGATTGAAAAGAAAGAAATGCCATACGGTGAGTTTGTGGAGAGTACGAATACATTTGTAAAAGAAACGGTTGCAAAGCTAGGAGAAACAGAAGAAAAAGTGGCAGATGAAATGATTTTGAATTGGAATCAACAAATTGAAGTATGCCGTTGCCCATGTAAAAAGGGGAAAATCCTTCATAAAGGAAACTTCTATGGGTGCAGTAACTATCCTGAGTGTGAGATCCGTATGCCAAAGAAAATTAAAGAAAAAGCGATTCCTGAAGCACAAATAAAAAAGCTATTTGAAAGTAAGAAAACGGATCTTTTAAAAGGCTTTAAATCCGGTGAGAAAGAGTTTTCAGCGTACTTAGTATTCCGAGAAGGCAAAGTACAATTTCAGTTTCCAACGACAGAGGAGCTATCTCTAGGGAAGTGTCCAGAATGTAAAAAAGGGGATATTCTTCACCGAAAGACATTTTTCGGGTGCACAGAATATAAAAATGGTTGTAAGTTCATGTTGCCAGCCAAAATCAAAGAAAAAGCGATTCCTCCTTCTCAACTGAAAAA
- a CDS encoding DinB family protein, whose amino-acid sequence MYEKKKKIINHYEQSIDWVRSLRHLSEEKWRMQIDKDKWTIAEVIGHLIPWDEFVLNQRIPYLFQGTQLPKSPNVNLINYQASIDSKSKTKEELINQFIMVRKKLINTINDLTDELWTQNLILGKNKVSLYSYFLGLIEHDLHHYKQIQRFL is encoded by the coding sequence TTGTATGAAAAAAAGAAGAAAATAATAAATCATTATGAACAATCTATTGATTGGGTAAGAAGTTTAAGACATTTATCTGAAGAGAAATGGAGGATGCAAATAGATAAAGATAAGTGGACTATTGCTGAAGTAATTGGACACCTTATACCTTGGGATGAATTTGTTTTGAATCAGCGTATTCCTTATTTATTTCAGGGTACTCAATTACCAAAGAGTCCAAATGTTAATTTAATAAATTATCAAGCATCAATTGATAGTAAATCTAAAACAAAAGAGGAACTAATTAATCAGTTTATAATGGTAAGGAAAAAGTTGATTAATACAATAAATGATTTAACGGATGAGTTATGGACACAGAACTTAATTTTAGGAAAAAACAAAGTATCACTCTATAGTTACTTTTTAGGCTTAATAGAACATGATCTTCATCATTATAAGCAAATTCAAAGGTTCTTGTAA
- a CDS encoding ABC transporter ATP-binding protein: MENIVELKNVSKTYNGFSLKNASFNIKKGFVTGFIGANGAGKSTTIKLIMDLISKDSGDIKVFGKDYQKDQVSIKERIGFVYDDNNFYEDMTVHQLKKFIAPAYKKWDENLFQSYIRNFELPTNIKMKKMSKGMKMKTSLAFALSHHAEFIIMDEPTSGLDPVFRREILDILYDLMVDQDKTIFFSTHITTDLDRIADYIVFIHNGEIVFEKDMHSISEEYAIVKGDTALLTPKIREQLIGIRETNIGFEALTSNTLHTHTQLGNDVLIEEATLEDIMYYTKKGNIQYV; this comes from the coding sequence ATGGAAAACATTGTAGAACTGAAAAATGTTTCAAAAACATATAATGGATTTTCCTTAAAAAATGCATCGTTCAACATCAAAAAGGGGTTTGTAACAGGATTTATTGGTGCAAATGGCGCAGGAAAAAGTACAACAATTAAACTAATTATGGATCTTATTAGCAAGGATAGTGGGGATATCAAAGTTTTTGGTAAGGATTATCAAAAGGATCAGGTTTCTATTAAAGAGCGTATTGGATTCGTATATGATGACAATAACTTTTATGAAGATATGACAGTTCATCAACTTAAAAAATTCATTGCTCCAGCTTATAAAAAATGGGATGAAAATCTCTTCCAATCCTACATACGAAACTTTGAGTTACCGACTAACATAAAAATGAAAAAGATGTCTAAAGGGATGAAAATGAAGACTTCCCTAGCGTTTGCACTTTCACACCATGCCGAATTTATTATTATGGATGAACCGACTTCTGGACTTGACCCTGTATTTCGAAGAGAAATTTTAGACATCCTTTATGATTTAATGGTCGATCAAGATAAAACAATCTTTTTCTCTACGCACATTACAACTGATTTAGACCGTATAGCTGATTATATTGTATTTATTCATAATGGAGAAATTGTGTTCGAAAAAGATATGCATAGTATTTCTGAAGAATATGCAATTGTAAAAGGGGATACAGCCTTACTTACACCAAAAATCAGGGAACAATTAATTGGGATTCGTGAAACAAACATCGGATTTGAAGCACTTACAAGTAATACACTACATACACATACTCAACTAGGGAATGATGTGTTAATTGAAGAAGCGACGTTAGAAGATATTATGTACTATACAAAAAAGGGGAATATTCAATATGTATAA
- a CDS encoding ABC-2 transporter permease: MYNLILKDFRLQKLIILLYLIIICFFIMTFGSFYLMVVLPVGSYVINLHYYDAKNNSHKFINSLPYSRKLIIMSKYIGTMMFMLIVVSFSLSIQAIIQFVSPTYGQIATPQEIVISILTAMLFTSIYLPFFYRFTNKYLIAAVSIIFPVFVVLWRTIEAYVNITDLAYSFTTQFTINQLVILASIVTILIFMGSYFLTVRIYKHTDF, translated from the coding sequence ATGTATAATTTAATATTAAAGGACTTTCGATTGCAAAAATTAATTATATTATTGTATTTGATTATCATATGCTTTTTTATTATGACATTTGGGAGCTTTTACTTAATGGTCGTTTTACCGGTTGGTTCTTATGTGATAAATCTACATTATTACGACGCAAAGAATAATAGTCACAAGTTTATTAACAGCCTTCCTTATAGTAGAAAATTAATTATTATGTCAAAATATATAGGTACAATGATGTTCATGCTTATAGTGGTGTCATTTTCTTTATCGATTCAAGCGATAATTCAGTTTGTATCTCCGACTTATGGTCAAATTGCAACTCCACAGGAAATTGTGATTAGTATTCTTACTGCGATGTTGTTTACATCTATCTACTTACCATTTTTCTATCGCTTTACCAATAAATATTTGATAGCTGCTGTCAGCATTATTTTTCCTGTATTTGTTGTTTTATGGAGAACAATTGAGGCATATGTAAATATTACTGACCTTGCATATAGCTTCACTACACAATTTACTATTAATCAACTAGTTATACTTGCTTCAATCGTTACCATACTTATATTTATGGGTTCTTACTTCTTAACAGTGAGAATTTATAAACATACTGATTTTTAA
- a CDS encoding thiol-activated cytolysin C-terminal domain-containing protein, with the protein FSYDKNGKEVLTHKTWEGNGRDRTAHFNTVIPLPPNSKNVKVVARECTGLAWEWWRTIINEQNVPLTNEIKVSVGGTTLYPSANISH; encoded by the coding sequence TTCTCATATGATAAAAATGGTAAAGAAGTACTAACCCATAAAACCTGGGAAGGAAACGGAAGAGACAGAACTGCTCATTTCAATACAGTTATACCACTTCCGCCGAATTCAAAAAATGTAAAAGTCGTAGCAAGAGAATGTACAGGTCTTGCATGGGAATGGTGGAGAACAATTATTAATGAACAAAATGTTCCATTAACAAATGAAATTAAAGTTTCAGTTGGAGGAACAACATTATACCCAAGTGCTAATATTAGTCATTAG
- a CDS encoding CsxC family protein codes for MSENKHDHNKDCKVKAETQIPFSDTPATPVLTRNPIVKIPVVLAERTLQIVVEANIPLCPPAVEIKRVLKDVFLQQCKLVPVEYEPINETGYLRVTRAKLFVEGFIRKNIEYAAKDCNGVIHDKIAKVRFSGFADLTANDFSSNPIIAFSSENKARFINPKNTDVPRLDKFFFENNVFYNEQPFCEIISAEFYELDFSPCDNDHDKHHEESCGKHHEKAFDHLREKIVLDLTLKVLQTQQVRIGGTTGQSSC; via the coding sequence TTGAGTGAAAACAAACACGATCACAATAAAGATTGTAAGGTTAAAGCAGAAACACAAATTCCGTTCAGTGATACTCCAGCAACGCCTGTTCTTACAAGAAATCCAATAGTTAAAATTCCAGTTGTATTAGCAGAAAGAACACTTCAAATTGTAGTAGAAGCAAATATCCCACTTTGTCCACCAGCAGTAGAAATTAAAAGAGTGTTAAAAGATGTATTTTTACAACAATGTAAACTAGTACCTGTTGAATATGAACCAATTAATGAAACAGGGTATTTACGAGTAACAAGAGCAAAATTGTTTGTAGAAGGTTTTATTCGTAAAAATATTGAATATGCTGCTAAAGACTGCAATGGCGTGATTCATGATAAAATTGCAAAAGTTCGATTCTCTGGTTTTGCTGACTTAACTGCAAATGACTTTTCTTCTAACCCAATCATAGCTTTTTCTTCAGAAAATAAAGCTCGTTTTATTAATCCAAAAAACACTGATGTTCCTCGTCTAGACAAATTCTTCTTTGAAAATAATGTTTTCTATAATGAACAACCATTTTGTGAAATAATTAGTGCAGAATTTTATGAGCTTGACTTCTCACCATGTGATAATGATCATGATAAACATCATGAAGAATCATGTGGTAAACATCATGAAAAAGCATTTGACCACTTACGTGAAAAAATCGTTCTTGATCTTACTTTGAAAGTATTACAAACTCAACAAGTAAGAATTGGTGGAACAACTGGACAATCTAGCTGCTAA
- a CDS encoding 3D domain-containing protein, which yields PAAKPAVKAAETNTPSGGRELTVEATAYTAHPSENGGTYGGRVLTAMGHDLTANPNMKMIAVDPKVIPLGSKVWVEGYGEA from the coding sequence CCAGCTGCTAAACCTGCTGTCAAAGCAGCAGAAACAAACACTCCTTCTGGTGGTCGTGAACTAACAGTTGAAGCTACAGCATATACAGCTCATCCGAGTGAAAATGGCGGCACATATGGTGGTCGTGTATTAACTGCAATGGGTCATGACCTAACAGCGAATCCAAACATGAAAATGATTGCTGTTGACCCGAAAGTGATTCCACTTGGATCAAAAGTATGGGTAGAAGGTTACGGAGAAGCAAT